The following coding sequences lie in one Oharaeibacter diazotrophicus genomic window:
- a CDS encoding heme biosynthesis protein HemY has translation MIRLFVAIALLFAAVIGLDWLGGVPVSVAVEWPGGAVAPPLRVVVVGLVVFAVVAVIGWRILSGILHGPDAVRGFFRNRRRDRGYRALSRGMIAVGAGDARLARRFADEATRLLPKEPLVLLLSAQTAQVEGRGDDARRAFDRMLETDDTRLLGLRGLYIEASRAGEAEAARHYAAEAQRLAPGVAWAGTAMMEYQSADEDWTGALATLDAGAAARLVDKAEAKRLRAVLLTARALQAEDGDPDHARAYALEAHRLAPELVPAAVVAARLLTRQLDARKAAKVVETTWKIAPHPELAEVYLHVRTGDSARDRLKRAQTLEQLKPYAAEGAIAVARAAVDARDFPLARASLARALRQAPTRRVCLMMADLEEVETGDAGRVREWLGRAIRAPRDAAWTADGVVAEAWAPVSPVTGRLDAFEWKVPVEGDSGPAELDGPDLAERAVRPIAPPTPPDEPPSAGGTVAPVAAEPEPKPAVREPETVAAAKPAEPVAAAMATAATVAPAARPAFVQFPEITRPDDPGAVPERPRHPGPVAGPAYV, from the coding sequence ATGATCCGCCTGTTCGTCGCGATCGCGCTGCTGTTCGCCGCCGTCATCGGCCTCGACTGGCTCGGCGGCGTCCCCGTGTCCGTGGCGGTGGAGTGGCCGGGCGGCGCGGTGGCGCCGCCGCTGCGCGTCGTCGTCGTCGGCCTCGTCGTGTTCGCCGTCGTGGCGGTGATCGGCTGGCGGATCCTCTCCGGCATCCTGCACGGCCCCGACGCGGTGCGCGGCTTCTTCCGCAACCGCCGCCGCGACCGCGGCTACCGGGCGCTGTCGCGCGGCATGATCGCCGTCGGCGCCGGCGACGCCCGCCTCGCCCGCCGCTTCGCAGACGAGGCGACGCGCCTCCTGCCGAAGGAGCCGCTGGTGCTGCTCCTGTCGGCCCAGACCGCCCAGGTCGAGGGCCGCGGCGACGACGCCCGCCGCGCCTTCGACCGCATGCTCGAGACCGACGACACCCGCCTGCTCGGCCTGCGCGGCCTCTACATCGAGGCGAGCCGGGCCGGCGAGGCAGAGGCGGCCCGGCACTACGCCGCCGAGGCGCAGCGGCTGGCGCCCGGCGTCGCCTGGGCCGGCACCGCCATGATGGAGTACCAGTCCGCCGACGAGGACTGGACCGGCGCCCTCGCCACCCTCGACGCCGGCGCCGCCGCGCGCCTCGTCGACAAGGCCGAGGCCAAGCGCCTGCGCGCCGTGCTGCTCACCGCCCGCGCCCTCCAGGCCGAGGACGGCGATCCCGATCACGCCCGCGCCTACGCCCTCGAGGCGCACCGGCTGGCGCCGGAGCTGGTGCCGGCCGCCGTGGTCGCCGCCCGCCTGCTGACCCGCCAGCTCGACGCCCGCAAGGCCGCCAAGGTCGTGGAGACCACCTGGAAGATCGCCCCGCATCCCGAGCTCGCCGAGGTCTATCTCCACGTCCGCACCGGCGATTCGGCGCGCGACCGCCTGAAGCGGGCGCAGACGCTGGAGCAGCTGAAGCCCTACGCCGCCGAGGGTGCCATCGCCGTCGCCCGGGCAGCCGTCGACGCCCGCGACTTCCCGCTCGCCCGCGCCTCGCTCGCCCGGGCGCTGCGGCAGGCGCCGACCCGGCGGGTCTGCCTGATGATGGCCGACCTCGAGGAGGTCGAGACCGGCGACGCCGGCCGCGTCCGCGAGTGGCTCGGCCGCGCCATCCGCGCCCCGCGCGACGCCGCCTGGACCGCCGACGGCGTCGTCGCCGAGGCCTGGGCCCCGGTCTCGCCGGTGACCGGCCGGCTCGACGCCTTCGAGTGGAAGGTTCCGGTGGAAGGCGATTCGGGCCCGGCCGAGCTCGACGGCCCGGACCTCGCCGAGCGCGCCGTCCGCCCGATCGCCCCGCCCACGCCGCCCGACGAGCCGCCGTCCGCCGGCGGCACCGTCGCCCCGGTCGCCGCCGAGCCCGAGCCGAAGCCGGCCGTCCGCGAACCGGAGACCGTCGCGGCGGCGAAGCCCGCCGAACCGGTGGCGGCCGCGATGGCCACCGCCGCCACCGTGGCGCCGGCCGCGCGGCCCGCCTTCGTGCAGTTCCCGGAGATCACCCGGCCGGACGACCCGGGCGCCGTCCCCGAGCGGCCCCGGCATCCCGGCCCGGTCGCCGGACCCGCCTACGTCTGA
- the hemC gene encoding hydroxymethylbilane synthase: protein MQTNPVRLGTRGSPLALAQAHEVRDRLAAAWGADAPAIEIVVIRTSGDRILDRPLSEVGGKGLFTKEIEDALLAGDIDLAVHSSKDMPTVLPDGLVLDHFLPREDVRDVFVSRRYASLAEMPAGAVVGTASLRRQALVKRLRPDLEVVTYRGNVQTRLRKLDEGEADATLLALAGLKRLGMVDVATDVLPLSDFPPAVGQGAIGIETRAGDARVAGLLAPIHDADTAVALAAERALLAALDGSCRTPIAGHAKVSAATVHLSGLILTPDGAVEHVASGTAARANAADLGRHVGERLKALGGPDFFAGL, encoded by the coding sequence TTGCAAACGAATCCCGTCCGCCTCGGCACCCGCGGCAGCCCGCTCGCCCTCGCGCAGGCCCACGAGGTGCGCGACCGGCTCGCCGCCGCCTGGGGCGCCGACGCCCCCGCGATCGAGATCGTGGTGATCCGCACCAGCGGCGACCGCATCCTCGACCGTCCGCTCTCCGAGGTCGGCGGCAAGGGCCTGTTCACCAAGGAGATCGAGGACGCCCTCCTCGCCGGCGACATCGACCTCGCCGTGCACTCCTCCAAGGACATGCCGACGGTGCTGCCCGACGGCCTGGTGCTCGATCACTTCCTGCCGCGCGAGGACGTCCGCGACGTCTTCGTCTCGCGCCGCTACGCCTCGCTGGCCGAGATGCCCGCGGGCGCCGTGGTCGGCACCGCCTCGCTGCGCCGGCAGGCGCTGGTCAAGCGCCTGCGGCCGGATCTCGAGGTCGTCACCTACCGCGGCAACGTCCAGACCCGTCTGCGCAAGCTCGACGAGGGCGAGGCCGACGCCACCCTGCTCGCCCTTGCCGGCCTGAAGCGGCTCGGCATGGTCGACGTCGCCACCGACGTGCTGCCGCTGTCCGACTTCCCGCCCGCCGTCGGCCAGGGCGCCATCGGCATCGAGACCCGCGCCGGCGACGCCCGCGTCGCCGGCCTGCTCGCCCCGATCCACGACGCCGACACCGCGGTGGCGCTCGCCGCCGAGCGCGCGCTGCTCGCCGCGCTCGACGGCTCCTGCCGCACCCCGATCGCCGGCCACGCCAAGGTGTCGGCCGCCACCGTGCACCTCTCCGGCCTGATCCTGACGCCGGACGGCGCGGTCGAGCACGTCGCCTCCGGCACCGCGGCGCGCGCCAACGCCGCCGACCTCGGCCGCCATGTCGGCGAACGGCTGAAGGCGCTCGGCGGACCGGACTTCTTCGCCGGGCTCTGA
- a CDS encoding COG4223 family protein produces MTSDSDPTGRGPDHRRRKGRPTTIDLTATPVRVPPAVEPSSEPAPDPAPSVPPDQPLATAETAAPVGEDIFVADPPAPAAEAATEAAAPAAVEGAPVDGEAAASAGEASATESPAVETAATEPVVTETAAAEPTAAEAAPAEPIAADVGSNGPDTAEPSEAAGAASAESEPSPAAATAVPTPPAAEPTARTGTAGLIAAALIGGLVALGGGAALIAGGVFRPPLPEGVATTTVVADIDRRLAEVGDRLGRIEQAPPATAAPDTALAGRVDALERSVAAVQPADPALAQRLADVEATVKTLPSGGGTGTADPALAPRVDDLGKRLEDVAPRLDTLAADVAALREAGAADRAALEKLAAAPAPVDPARIDALEKGASDLGARLDAVDAALADIRRSLDDRIGGLDRTLADGLAGVKQSVGSDMAALTARVDDGAAALTAATGRLDDVEKRLDAGPKGGEIAALSLAVTTLSSRIAEGAPFAADLGVVAAVAPDLPELAALQPLAEHGVDTIDALAAGLPYGAVAAARPVTDGAGAVDRLLAGAKSLVNYRETGADAADPASRALEGIRAGLASGDAAAARAAADGLPDWAKAATADWLARLDRRVAADAAVKALTAKVLARLEAPAEGR; encoded by the coding sequence ATGACGTCCGACAGCGATCCCACGGGGCGCGGTCCCGACCATCGCCGGCGCAAGGGCCGCCCGACCACGATCGACCTGACCGCCACCCCGGTGCGGGTGCCGCCGGCCGTCGAGCCGTCGTCCGAGCCCGCTCCCGATCCGGCGCCGTCGGTGCCCCCCGACCAGCCGCTCGCGACCGCCGAGACCGCGGCGCCCGTGGGCGAGGACATCTTCGTCGCCGATCCCCCGGCGCCCGCCGCCGAGGCCGCGACCGAAGCCGCGGCGCCCGCCGCCGTCGAGGGGGCGCCGGTGGACGGCGAAGCGGCCGCGTCCGCCGGCGAGGCCTCGGCGACCGAGTCGCCGGCCGTCGAGACTGCCGCCACCGAACCTGTCGTCACGGAAACCGCCGCCGCCGAGCCGACGGCCGCCGAGGCTGCTCCCGCCGAACCGATCGCAGCGGACGTCGGGTCGAACGGCCCCGACACCGCGGAACCGAGCGAAGCCGCCGGCGCCGCATCCGCCGAATCCGAACCGTCCCCCGCAGCGGCCACGGCCGTCCCGACCCCGCCCGCGGCCGAGCCGACGGCGCGCACCGGCACCGCCGGCCTGATCGCGGCCGCGCTGATCGGCGGCCTCGTCGCCCTCGGCGGCGGCGCCGCGCTGATCGCCGGCGGCGTCTTCCGCCCGCCGCTGCCCGAGGGCGTCGCCACCACCACGGTGGTCGCGGACATCGACCGCCGCCTCGCCGAGGTCGGCGACCGGCTCGGCCGGATCGAGCAGGCGCCGCCTGCGACCGCCGCCCCCGACACCGCGCTCGCCGGCCGGGTCGACGCGCTGGAACGGTCCGTCGCCGCGGTGCAGCCGGCCGACCCCGCGCTCGCCCAGCGCCTCGCCGACGTCGAGGCCACCGTGAAGACGCTGCCGTCCGGCGGCGGCACGGGCACCGCCGATCCCGCCCTCGCGCCCCGCGTCGACGACCTCGGCAAGCGCCTCGAGGACGTCGCGCCGCGGCTCGACACGCTCGCCGCCGACGTCGCGGCGCTCCGCGAGGCCGGCGCGGCCGACCGCGCCGCGCTGGAAAAGCTCGCCGCCGCACCCGCCCCCGTCGATCCCGCCCGGATCGACGCGCTCGAGAAGGGCGCGAGCGACCTCGGCGCCCGCCTCGACGCCGTCGACGCCGCGCTCGCCGACATCCGCCGCTCGCTCGACGACCGCATCGGCGGCCTCGACCGCACCCTCGCCGACGGCCTCGCCGGCGTGAAGCAGTCGGTCGGCTCCGACATGGCCGCGCTGACCGCCCGTGTCGACGACGGCGCCGCGGCGCTGACGGCCGCGACCGGCCGGCTCGACGACGTCGAGAAGCGCCTCGACGCCGGCCCGAAGGGCGGCGAGATCGCGGCGCTGTCGCTCGCGGTCACCACGCTGTCGAGCCGGATCGCCGAGGGCGCGCCCTTCGCCGCCGACCTCGGCGTCGTCGCGGCCGTCGCGCCCGACCTCCCGGAACTCGCCGCGCTGCAGCCGCTCGCCGAGCACGGCGTCGACACCATCGACGCCCTCGCCGCCGGCCTGCCCTACGGCGCCGTCGCGGCGGCCCGCCCGGTGACCGACGGTGCCGGCGCGGTCGACCGCCTGCTCGCCGGCGCCAAGAGCCTCGTCAACTACCGCGAGACCGGCGCGGACGCCGCCGATCCGGCCTCGCGCGCCCTCGAGGGCATCCGCGCCGGCCTCGCCTCGGGCGACGCCGCGGCAGCGCGTGCCGCCGCCGACGGCCTGCCCGACTGGGCGAAGGCCGCCACCGCCGACTGGCTCGCCCGGCTCGACCGCCGCGTCGCCGCCGACGCCGCGGTGAAGGCGCTGACCGCCAAGGTGCTTGCCCGCCTCGAGGCCCCCGCGGAGGGCCGCTGA
- a CDS encoding uroporphyrinogen-III synthase has product MRVLILRPEAQARAMADALAAVGVPATIAPMLAVVPEPDVVGSVVDGQVSPQALVFTSVAGVEAFAADPRRGELAAIAAVAVGPATAATARAAGFATVIDAAGDGEAVVRAVVAAFDPASGPVVHVGARERAVDVADRLAEAGFSARTVVAYRTETVAAVDPAVAADVAAGEFAAVVVASARTAEAFGRWLERAGIAVPATTALAAISAKAAAPLRPFFARLVIAREPSGESLTKAVVALRAPERE; this is encoded by the coding sequence ATGCGGGTCCTGATCCTGCGACCGGAAGCCCAGGCCCGCGCCATGGCGGACGCCCTCGCCGCCGTCGGCGTCCCGGCGACGATCGCCCCGATGCTGGCGGTGGTGCCGGAACCGGACGTGGTCGGATCCGTGGTCGACGGGCAGGTATCGCCGCAGGCGCTGGTGTTCACCTCGGTCGCCGGCGTCGAGGCGTTCGCCGCCGATCCGCGCCGCGGCGAACTCGCGGCCATTGCCGCGGTCGCCGTCGGCCCCGCCACCGCGGCCACCGCCCGCGCGGCCGGGTTCGCGACCGTGATCGACGCCGCCGGCGACGGCGAGGCCGTGGTCCGCGCGGTGGTCGCGGCCTTCGATCCCGCGTCGGGGCCGGTGGTCCACGTCGGGGCGCGCGAGCGCGCGGTCGACGTCGCCGACCGGCTCGCAGAGGCGGGCTTTTCCGCCCGTACCGTGGTCGCCTACCGCACCGAGACGGTCGCCGCGGTCGATCCGGCGGTCGCCGCCGATGTCGCGGCGGGCGAATTCGCCGCGGTCGTCGTCGCCTCGGCGCGAACCGCCGAGGCGTTCGGGCGTTGGCTGGAACGGGCGGGGATCGCGGTTCCCGCGACGACGGCGCTCGCGGCGATCTCGGCCAAGGCCGCGGCCCCGCTTCGGCCGTTTTTCGCACGTCTGGTCATCGCCCGGGAACCTTCCGGCGAGAGCCTGACCAAAGCGGTGGTTGCGCTTCGGGCCCCGGAACGCGAATGA